In Aurantimicrobium minutum, the following proteins share a genomic window:
- a CDS encoding alpha/beta fold hydrolase has product MSFSSPANGIDLELQGITPDKQLPEQAQRGHVTIDGYELATIRIDAIGPARGTALLVPGYTSSADTFNCILEPLARRGYNVVSFSQRGQQLSQGPSDVSEYSLERLGADVHELITTMNLGPRVHLLGHSFGGVVSIEAVLQKPEAFASLTMWNSGPECMGGDIESQRHALLEYGPRAFYLSTRIAAGLDPDADIKGELNLVEQYYYDRLMGTNPAQLEAGITILANQVNKTAQLKATGVPVLVSHGANDDAWPIPMQREMAEELEADYWVIAHAGHSAHADRSHTSAELLATFWDEH; this is encoded by the coding sequence ATGAGTTTTTCGAGTCCCGCAAACGGTATTGACCTTGAATTACAGGGAATCACTCCAGATAAGCAGCTCCCCGAGCAAGCCCAGCGAGGACACGTCACAATCGACGGATACGAACTGGCCACTATCCGCATCGACGCTATTGGGCCAGCTCGAGGAACCGCTCTCCTCGTTCCTGGATACACCAGCTCGGCAGACACCTTCAACTGCATCCTCGAACCTCTTGCCCGTCGCGGATACAACGTGGTGTCTTTTTCGCAACGTGGACAACAACTTTCTCAAGGACCAAGCGATGTCAGTGAGTATTCACTGGAAAGACTTGGCGCTGATGTTCACGAACTCATCACCACAATGAACTTGGGGCCGCGCGTTCACCTCTTGGGCCACAGTTTCGGTGGAGTTGTTTCTATTGAGGCAGTGCTTCAGAAACCCGAAGCTTTTGCATCCCTAACAATGTGGAACTCCGGCCCTGAATGTATGGGTGGTGATATAGAATCCCAGCGCCACGCCCTGCTGGAATATGGCCCCCGTGCTTTTTATCTCTCCACCCGCATTGCAGCCGGATTGGATCCTGATGCAGATATCAAGGGTGAACTAAACCTGGTTGAGCAGTACTACTACGACCGTTTGATGGGAACTAACCCAGCACAACTTGAGGCAGGAATCACTATCCTGGCCAACCAGGTCAACAAAACTGCACAGCTCAAGGCCACCGGCGTTCCCGTTCTGGTCTCCCACGGCGCCAACGATGACGCGTGGCCAATCCCGATGCAACGGGAAATGGCTGAAGAACTTGAGGCCGACTACTGGGTTATTGCACATGCCGGACATTCTGCTCACGCAGATCGTTCCCACACATCAGCCGAGTTACTCGCCACTTTCTGGGACGAGCACTAA
- a CDS encoding glycosyltransferase family 2 protein: MSALGSAPIPSTPLPGVSYVMPVLNEVTHIRAAVQSLLEQDYAGPMEVTLALGPSTDGTNELVAQMCAEDSRIHFVDNPAAATPVGMNLAIKASQYPIVIRVDAHSVLPSDYASIAVETLLRTQADNVGGIMDAQGTTPFEKAVARAYDTKVGLGGTPFHVGGKEGPVDTVYLGVFNRESLLTVGMFNEEIRRGQDWELNRRFRDAGGLVWFTPKLKVVYRPRTSVKALLKQMYSTGLWRGELSRRYGSGLRYFVPPIMVMATILGILAGLFGFDLGWVVPGVYVAFVVLSTLVYGRGMGAKAMLWFPLVLPCIHFAWGVGFIMSYSRLTSNIAGKSGR; encoded by the coding sequence ATGTCTGCTCTTGGCTCAGCGCCCATCCCATCCACACCTTTACCGGGTGTTTCTTATGTGATGCCAGTGCTCAACGAGGTCACCCACATTCGTGCTGCCGTGCAGAGCCTGCTGGAACAGGACTATGCAGGCCCAATGGAAGTCACCCTTGCTTTAGGGCCCAGCACAGATGGCACCAACGAGCTCGTGGCGCAGATGTGTGCTGAAGATTCACGCATTCACTTCGTCGACAACCCGGCAGCAGCAACACCGGTGGGAATGAATCTGGCGATTAAAGCCTCGCAATACCCCATCGTGATTCGGGTTGACGCTCACTCTGTCTTGCCCTCGGACTACGCCAGCATCGCAGTGGAGACCCTGTTACGCACGCAGGCAGATAACGTCGGCGGCATCATGGACGCCCAAGGCACGACACCTTTTGAAAAGGCTGTTGCTAGGGCATACGACACCAAAGTCGGTCTGGGCGGAACACCCTTTCACGTTGGGGGAAAAGAAGGCCCTGTTGACACTGTTTATCTGGGTGTTTTCAACCGGGAGAGCCTGCTCACAGTGGGCATGTTCAACGAAGAAATTCGCCGCGGTCAAGACTGGGAACTTAACCGTCGATTCCGCGATGCTGGTGGCCTGGTGTGGTTTACCCCCAAACTCAAGGTTGTCTATCGCCCACGAACCTCAGTGAAGGCGCTGTTGAAGCAGATGTATTCCACCGGTTTATGGCGCGGTGAACTTTCCCGCCGGTACGGAAGTGGCCTGCGCTACTTTGTTCCGCCCATCATGGTTATGGCAACCATCCTGGGAATTCTTGCTGGTTTATTCGGTTTTGATCTCGGCTGGGTAGTTCCCGGTGTTTATGTTGCCTTTGTTGTTCTTTCCACGCTGGTTTATGGACGGGGAATGGGGGCCAAAGCAATGCTGTGGTTTCCCCTCGTACTTCCCTGCATTCACTTCGCATGGGGTGTAGGTTTCATCATGAGTTACAGCAGACTCACCTCGAATATCGCCGGCAAAAGCGGAAGGTAA
- a CDS encoding NCS2 family permease, whose amino-acid sequence MSSSTTEKPKSGFAATLDRYFEITKRGSTIGTEFRGGLVIFMTMVYIIILNPIILAFSPDVNGNVIGGGSAEAFEFAPQAVASATALAAGLMTIAFGFVARLPFAIAAGLGINSFLAVTIVKDVTWQEAMGLVVIDGIIILILAVTGLRTMIFTAVPPALKTAITVGIGLFIAFIGLVDGGLVRRTDAGPVPVGLGVGTDHGIGLPTTIFIIGVLTIAVLMALRVRAAILIGLISTTVIAIIAESIFKVGGKFVNGEFVTPFGWDTTIPGLPTSIFAVPDFSTIGEVDLFGSFERIGALAAMMLIFTLVFSNFFDAMGTMTGLSKQAGLADKDGNFPRLKSALVVEGAGAVVGGFTSTSSNTVYIESASGIAGGARTGLANIVTGVLFLVAMFFAPLTSVVPIEVGAAALVIVGALMMSQVVDIDWKDWSISFPAFLTIIMMPFTYSIANGIGIGFITWVVVRAFAGKGKEIHPILWIVAAGFVLYFLSAPLTAAFGG is encoded by the coding sequence TTGTCGTCGTCGACCACCGAGAAGCCGAAGTCTGGCTTCGCAGCAACACTCGATCGCTATTTCGAAATCACCAAGCGTGGATCCACAATTGGTACCGAATTCCGTGGCGGTCTCGTCATCTTCATGACGATGGTTTACATCATCATCCTGAACCCCATCATCTTGGCATTCAGCCCCGACGTTAACGGCAACGTTATCGGTGGCGGATCCGCAGAAGCTTTTGAGTTCGCACCACAAGCCGTAGCTAGTGCAACAGCTCTGGCTGCTGGTCTGATGACCATTGCATTTGGTTTCGTCGCGCGTTTGCCATTCGCAATCGCAGCCGGACTGGGTATCAACTCATTCCTCGCGGTCACCATCGTGAAGGATGTCACCTGGCAGGAAGCCATGGGTCTGGTCGTCATCGACGGTATCATCATCCTGATTCTCGCCGTGACAGGTCTTCGAACCATGATCTTCACCGCAGTTCCTCCTGCATTGAAGACCGCAATCACCGTTGGTATCGGTCTGTTCATTGCATTCATCGGTCTTGTTGACGGTGGTCTTGTTCGTCGCACCGACGCAGGTCCAGTTCCCGTCGGACTCGGTGTTGGAACTGATCACGGAATTGGTCTTCCCACCACCATCTTCATCATTGGTGTGCTCACCATTGCCGTGCTGATGGCTCTGCGTGTTCGTGCAGCAATCCTGATTGGTCTGATCTCAACCACCGTCATCGCAATCATTGCGGAGTCAATCTTCAAAGTTGGTGGAAAGTTCGTCAACGGTGAGTTCGTCACCCCCTTCGGTTGGGACACCACCATTCCAGGTCTGCCAACCAGCATCTTTGCTGTTCCCGACTTCTCCACAATCGGTGAAGTAGACCTGTTCGGATCGTTTGAGCGCATTGGTGCACTTGCTGCAATGATGCTCATCTTCACCCTTGTGTTCTCGAACTTCTTCGACGCCATGGGCACCATGACCGGTCTGTCCAAGCAGGCTGGCCTTGCTGACAAGGATGGAAACTTCCCACGCCTGAAGTCCGCACTGGTTGTTGAAGGTGCTGGTGCCGTTGTTGGTGGTTTCACCTCAACCTCTTCCAACACCGTCTACATCGAGTCTGCTTCCGGTATTGCCGGTGGTGCTCGCACGGGTCTAGCTAACATCGTCACCGGTGTGCTGTTCCTGGTTGCAATGTTCTTTGCACCTCTGACTTCTGTTGTCCCCATCGAGGTTGGCGCTGCTGCACTGGTTATCGTGGGTGCACTCATGATGTCTCAGGTTGTTGACATTGACTGGAAGGACTGGAGCATTTCGTTCCCTGCCTTCTTGACCATCATCATGATGCCTTTCACCTACTCCATCGCAAACGGTATTGGTATTGGCTTCATCACCTGGGTTGTCGTCCGCGCATTCGCAGGTAAGGGTAAAGAAATTCACCCCATCCTCTGGATCGTTGCAGCAGGATTCGTGCTGTACTTCCTCTCAGCACCATTGACTGCAGCTTTCGGCGGCTAG
- a CDS encoding DEAD/DEAH box helicase yields MARTGTRRNTLDNSGLIPILARKVREVEAKAQTGKKVGPTNRTKFQVIAFLVREERARVKADTSLTDSARAEQLKRLDGVATILAKTAARDTSLIQLLEVDHATSPVAQKMRRDWLVESGAEINPEDLIITTEVAKPVEEFAPELAEKQVLPQSVKARLKSNPFLEPDFSKVSTGSIPVLRLSNWELLGPLFKSFETGAGGGSACMEMPKVPKFDRYSPPGRELMPHQIRFIESVREGHRTFLLADEPGLGKTAQSLIAASMANAFPLLAIVPNVVKMNWAREVERWIPGRKATVIHGDGTDVDAFADVFIVNYEVLDRHLSWIGQMGFKGMVVDEAHFIKNLSSQRSKHVLALSERIVARTPGHNPLRIALTGTPLINDIDDFRAIWKFLGWIEGEKPSAELTAKLEATGLTPADQGFYAAARETVISMGIVRRRKIDVAKDLPAKRVVDLPVELDDELGNSIKAAEAELAHRLLERYKRLTVSGNFRGSTAELIRMVAQQELDESKGQKTGDNVFTMVRKIGQAKAGLASDYAAQLARSVGKVVFFAKHIDVMDTAERAFAAQGIKSVSIRGDQSTAARQEAIDAFNKDDSVQVAVCSLTAAGVGLNLQASSNVVLAELSWTAAEQTQAIDRVHRIGQEMPVTAWRIIAAQTIDAKIAELIDSKRGLAARALEGEELEPGSQDSIQLDALVHILTRAIESQYA; encoded by the coding sequence GTGGCCCGCACAGGCACTCGTCGTAACACCCTGGATAACTCTGGGTTAATCCCTATCCTCGCTCGCAAGGTTCGCGAAGTTGAGGCCAAGGCACAAACAGGTAAGAAGGTTGGCCCAACCAACCGCACCAAGTTTCAGGTCATCGCATTTCTCGTCCGTGAGGAGCGTGCACGTGTCAAAGCTGACACTAGCCTCACTGATTCAGCACGTGCAGAACAGCTCAAACGCCTTGATGGTGTGGCGACCATATTGGCAAAGACTGCTGCGCGCGACACCTCGCTGATTCAACTTCTCGAAGTAGACCACGCCACCAGTCCTGTGGCGCAGAAAATGCGCCGGGACTGGCTTGTCGAATCTGGTGCGGAAATCAACCCCGAAGATCTCATCATCACCACTGAGGTTGCCAAGCCTGTTGAAGAGTTTGCGCCAGAACTGGCAGAGAAGCAGGTCCTTCCGCAGTCAGTGAAGGCTCGTTTGAAATCAAACCCTTTCCTTGAACCAGATTTCAGCAAGGTTTCCACCGGATCTATCCCTGTTCTTCGTTTATCGAACTGGGAACTGTTGGGTCCCCTGTTCAAGTCATTTGAGACAGGTGCTGGTGGGGGATCTGCCTGCATGGAAATGCCCAAGGTTCCCAAATTTGACCGCTACTCGCCTCCCGGGCGAGAACTCATGCCCCACCAGATTCGTTTTATCGAGAGCGTTCGTGAAGGCCACCGTACGTTCCTGCTCGCCGATGAACCTGGTTTGGGTAAGACTGCACAAAGTTTGATCGCAGCCTCCATGGCAAATGCTTTCCCCCTGTTGGCCATCGTGCCCAACGTGGTGAAAATGAACTGGGCTCGTGAAGTTGAGCGGTGGATTCCTGGCCGCAAAGCCACCGTTATTCACGGTGATGGCACCGATGTTGATGCTTTCGCTGATGTGTTTATCGTCAACTATGAAGTACTTGATCGCCACCTATCGTGGATTGGCCAGATGGGCTTCAAGGGAATGGTTGTTGATGAGGCGCACTTCATTAAGAACCTTTCTTCACAACGTTCCAAGCACGTGTTGGCACTTTCTGAGCGGATCGTGGCGCGCACTCCTGGCCACAACCCACTGCGTATCGCGCTGACAGGAACGCCTCTGATCAATGACATTGATGACTTCCGAGCTATCTGGAAGTTCCTCGGCTGGATTGAGGGAGAGAAGCCTTCGGCTGAACTCACCGCCAAACTTGAAGCAACAGGCCTCACCCCAGCAGACCAAGGCTTCTATGCTGCAGCGCGAGAGACTGTCATCTCCATGGGGATTGTTCGCCGTCGCAAGATTGACGTGGCGAAAGATCTACCGGCCAAGCGTGTGGTCGATCTTCCTGTTGAACTCGATGATGAGCTGGGTAACTCCATCAAGGCTGCAGAGGCAGAACTGGCTCACCGTTTGCTCGAGCGTTACAAGCGCTTGACCGTCTCCGGAAACTTCCGCGGCTCCACCGCAGAACTGATCCGTATGGTGGCGCAGCAAGAACTTGACGAGTCTAAAGGCCAGAAGACCGGAGATAACGTCTTCACCATGGTTCGCAAGATTGGTCAGGCCAAGGCAGGACTTGCTTCCGACTATGCCGCCCAGCTTGCTCGCTCAGTCGGCAAGGTGGTCTTCTTTGCCAAGCACATTGACGTCATGGACACGGCAGAACGCGCGTTTGCAGCTCAGGGAATCAAATCTGTTTCTATCCGTGGTGACCAGTCCACTGCTGCACGCCAAGAAGCAATTGATGCTTTCAACAAGGATGATTCTGTCCAGGTTGCCGTGTGTTCGCTCACCGCTGCTGGTGTTGGCTTGAACTTGCAGGCCTCCTCGAACGTGGTCTTGGCTGAACTGTCCTGGACTGCTGCAGAGCAGACCCAGGCTATTGACCGTGTACACCGTATTGGTCAAGAAATGCCGGTTACGGCTTGGCGTATCATCGCAGCTCAAACCATCGACGCGAAGATCGCAGAGCTCATCGATAGTAAGCGTGGCCTTGCGGCCCGTGCACTTGAGGGCGAAGAGCTTGAGCCTGGTTCACAAGACTCGATTCAGCTTGATGCTCTCGTTCACATTTTGACCCGTGCAATCGAATCTCAATACGCATAG
- a CDS encoding ZIP family metal transporter has translation MFDWLAAVGAGLLAGGALFVGALVAWFINVPFKYVASVMAFGAGVLISALAFDLVGEAVTEVGLWPSISGFAVGAVIYVFVNIFLDYRNARNRRGTGEQPGTGVGIAVGALLDGVPESLVLGLSMVGGQGVSIPILIAVVISNFPEGLSSTAELKKAGRSPRFVFILWGGIALAAALSSLAGYTILSDMPAETTGFITSLAAGAMLAMVADTMIPEAFRKAHNYTGLLVTFGFLTSLVIHTIA, from the coding sequence ATGTTTGATTGGCTGGCCGCTGTCGGAGCGGGCCTTCTTGCTGGAGGTGCCCTCTTTGTAGGCGCGCTCGTTGCGTGGTTTATCAACGTTCCATTCAAATATGTTGCCAGCGTCATGGCCTTTGGTGCCGGCGTGCTGATTTCTGCATTGGCCTTTGATCTTGTTGGTGAGGCAGTTACAGAGGTGGGGCTGTGGCCAAGCATTTCTGGCTTTGCTGTCGGTGCTGTGATTTATGTCTTCGTGAATATCTTCCTTGATTACAGAAATGCACGTAATCGCCGTGGAACCGGTGAGCAACCGGGAACCGGAGTAGGTATTGCCGTGGGAGCGCTCTTGGATGGCGTTCCCGAGTCGCTCGTTTTGGGATTATCTATGGTGGGTGGTCAGGGCGTGAGCATTCCCATCTTGATCGCTGTTGTTATTTCGAACTTTCCCGAGGGTCTCTCCAGTACTGCTGAACTCAAAAAAGCTGGCCGTTCACCCCGTTTTGTGTTCATCCTTTGGGGCGGAATTGCCCTGGCCGCGGCCTTGTCTAGCCTCGCTGGTTACACGATTCTTTCGGATATGCCTGCAGAAACCACCGGCTTCATTACCTCGTTAGCTGCCGGAGCAATGTTGGCCATGGTTGCTGACACCATGATTCCTGAAGCATTCCGTAAAGCTCACAACTACACAGGACTTCTGGTGACTTTCGGTTTCCTCACCAGCCTGGTAATTCACACCATTGCCTAG
- a CDS encoding S1C family serine protease, giving the protein MTENNDKGIPEYFFPKVGEGSTPPPAAPAAEQVIPETFVGPARVQADKQSKALPLVAVAVAAALVGGIAGAGAAVFFTGQNSTTASSSAVQGITINDTDEVNAVTAVAAKASPSVVTISVTGDAGAGTGSGVILNEEGYVLTNNHVVTLDGASNTADITVQDNEGNIYPATIVGTDPTVDMAVLKIKGTGPFIPIEWADSSKLNVGDLTIALGAPLGLAGTVTTGIVSALNRSIQVASSAAPDSSGSDSGNSGESENPFNFDFGQGQTPSQRQSQSAAISIPVIQTDAAINPGNSGGALLDSKGRLIGINVAIASAGGGEAGSIGVGFALPSNLAKRVSTELIQNQKASHGLLGAQVSDAAAKDGSNAVGAYIEEVVDGGAAQKGGIKAGDIVTQFNGVRITDANDLTAQVRTAPGGSDATVVINRGGKTQTLKVQLGTLN; this is encoded by the coding sequence ATGACCGAGAACAACGATAAAGGTATACCAGAGTATTTCTTCCCCAAAGTTGGAGAAGGTTCAACACCACCTCCCGCTGCGCCTGCAGCGGAGCAGGTGATTCCTGAAACCTTTGTTGGCCCTGCACGTGTTCAGGCTGACAAACAAAGCAAAGCTCTGCCACTTGTTGCCGTTGCCGTAGCCGCCGCCCTCGTTGGAGGTATCGCAGGTGCTGGAGCAGCTGTCTTCTTCACTGGCCAAAACTCCACAACCGCATCTTCTTCTGCCGTCCAGGGCATCACTATCAATGACACCGATGAGGTCAATGCAGTTACTGCTGTAGCTGCCAAGGCCTCGCCAAGCGTCGTCACTATTTCTGTTACTGGAGATGCCGGTGCTGGAACTGGTTCAGGTGTGATCTTGAACGAAGAGGGCTACGTCCTCACTAATAACCACGTGGTGACCTTGGATGGTGCATCGAATACTGCAGACATTACTGTCCAGGACAATGAGGGCAATATCTATCCCGCGACCATCGTCGGAACTGACCCCACTGTGGACATGGCAGTTCTGAAAATCAAGGGCACCGGTCCATTTATTCCCATTGAATGGGCTGATTCCAGCAAACTTAATGTGGGAGATCTGACCATTGCGCTCGGTGCTCCGCTGGGCCTAGCAGGAACGGTTACTACCGGTATTGTTTCCGCACTCAACCGCTCCATTCAGGTTGCAAGCTCTGCAGCTCCTGATTCTTCAGGATCCGATTCAGGTAACTCTGGAGAAAGTGAAAACCCCTTCAACTTTGACTTTGGTCAAGGTCAGACACCATCTCAAAGACAGTCACAGAGCGCAGCAATTTCTATCCCTGTGATTCAAACTGACGCCGCAATCAACCCTGGAAACTCTGGCGGTGCTTTGCTGGATTCCAAGGGACGTTTGATCGGAATTAACGTCGCCATTGCCAGTGCTGGTGGTGGCGAGGCCGGAAGCATCGGTGTGGGCTTTGCTCTGCCATCAAACCTGGCCAAGCGCGTATCCACTGAATTGATTCAAAACCAGAAGGCCTCTCATGGACTTCTCGGCGCTCAGGTATCTGATGCTGCTGCCAAGGATGGGAGCAACGCTGTTGGTGCATACATCGAGGAAGTAGTTGATGGTGGTGCAGCTCAAAAGGGTGGCATCAAGGCTGGAGACATTGTGACCCAGTTCAACGGTGTCCGTATAACCGATGCCAATGATCTCACTGCACAGGTGCGCACTGCCCCAGGTGGGTCAGACGCGACTGTTGTGATCAATCGTGGTGGTAAGACTCAGACTCTGAAGGTGCAGCTCGGTACCCTCAACTAA
- a CDS encoding DNA alkylation repair protein — protein sequence MTSFSPQVLSLIEEIQSHADPVVAEHSQRYFKTGPGEYGEGDVFIGVRVPVVRAVGKNFRDLSPAEIVELAQSPIHELRLCAVQVLAGQFKRSKNLVQQGELFDVYLSLVAQGRVNNWDLVDSCAPYVGGYLTSIDNSMDLLRELASSANLWERRSAVMFTAALIRQGIFDPTVRLCEMLLGDSHDLIHKATGWMLREVGIRDVSVLRGFLERYAATMPRTMLRYAIEKLSEPERKHYLGMKSLLA from the coding sequence GTGACGAGCTTCAGCCCTCAGGTTCTCTCCCTTATTGAAGAAATACAAAGCCACGCTGATCCTGTTGTTGCCGAACACTCTCAGCGTTATTTCAAAACAGGTCCGGGTGAATATGGTGAAGGCGATGTCTTTATCGGGGTTCGTGTTCCTGTTGTGCGTGCGGTGGGAAAGAACTTTCGTGATCTCTCACCAGCAGAGATTGTCGAATTAGCTCAATCGCCCATTCACGAACTTCGCTTGTGTGCAGTTCAGGTTTTAGCTGGACAGTTCAAGAGATCTAAAAATCTTGTTCAGCAAGGCGAACTCTTTGATGTGTATCTCTCTCTTGTTGCGCAAGGACGGGTGAACAACTGGGACTTAGTTGATTCGTGCGCTCCCTATGTTGGTGGATATCTGACCTCGATTGATAACTCCATGGATCTACTGAGAGAGCTTGCCTCTTCAGCCAATCTGTGGGAGCGACGAAGTGCTGTGATGTTTACGGCCGCTTTGATCAGACAGGGTATTTTCGATCCCACTGTGAGATTGTGTGAGATGTTGCTGGGGGATAGCCATGATCTCATTCACAAAGCCACGGGGTGGATGCTTCGCGAGGTGGGGATTCGGGATGTGTCGGTCTTACGCGGTTTTCTCGAAAGGTATGCGGCAACAATGCCTCGAACAATGTTGAGATATGCCATCGAAAAGCTCAGTGAACCAGAACGTAAACATTATTTGGGTATGAAGTCACTGTTAGCCTAA
- a CDS encoding CDP-alcohol phosphatidyltransferase family protein yields MEKPTSLAQLREVTQPPEVRTRANAEHWVAHLYLRDLSPYVTWMLLKTPISANGVTSLMILTGWATAAALLIPGIWGPVLALMLGQLQMLIDCCDGEVARWRKTKSPAGHFLDAVGHYTTEALIPLALGLRAAGFADGSRPIDWMWVALGAFLSIVIILNKVLNDLVRVARAMSDLPKLADAKGANAPLPGMVAQLRRMARFVPFHRIYHSVELTIIAFVAALVGIFVGQLLISQILVAVLLPLSILAIIGHFIAIMTSSRVRAA; encoded by the coding sequence GTGGAGAAACCCACCTCTTTAGCTCAGCTGCGCGAGGTTACACAGCCACCAGAAGTTCGCACACGAGCTAACGCAGAGCACTGGGTTGCTCACTTGTATTTGCGTGACCTCTCTCCCTATGTCACATGGATGTTGCTCAAAACTCCCATTTCAGCCAATGGTGTCACTAGCCTGATGATCCTCACCGGGTGGGCAACCGCTGCTGCCTTACTCATTCCTGGAATATGGGGACCTGTCCTGGCGCTGATGCTTGGCCAATTGCAAATGCTCATTGACTGCTGTGATGGAGAAGTGGCGAGGTGGCGCAAGACAAAGAGCCCAGCAGGTCACTTCCTCGATGCAGTGGGTCACTACACAACCGAAGCATTGATTCCCCTTGCTCTGGGCTTGAGGGCGGCAGGATTTGCTGATGGAAGCCGGCCCATCGACTGGATGTGGGTAGCACTGGGTGCATTCCTGTCCATCGTGATTATTTTGAACAAGGTACTCAACGATTTGGTGCGGGTTGCCAGAGCGATGTCTGATTTGCCCAAGTTGGCCGACGCCAAAGGCGCCAATGCACCCCTGCCGGGCATGGTTGCACAATTGCGCAGAATGGCACGTTTTGTTCCATTCCACCGGATCTATCACTCAGTTGAGTTGACCATTATTGCTTTCGTGGCTGCACTGGTGGGAATTTTCGTGGGGCAGCTGCTCATCAGCCAAATCTTGGTTGCCGTGCTCCTACCACTGTCAATTCTTGCAATCATTGGTCACTTCATCGCCATTATGACGAGCTCACGTGTCAGGGCTGCTTAG
- a CDS encoding DUF6804 family protein, with product MAKKSAEPELIRPGIVPGLAGVIAMFVGMGVYGTDWYITVLFVVSILAAILAVFSWQSINSKRWLFTPLFVAIAIYWNPIYRLTDGITPGIQWWMLLQVAAAAVFFLGGFMIKTPAGK from the coding sequence ATGGCAAAAAAGTCTGCTGAACCTGAGCTCATTCGCCCGGGAATTGTTCCCGGTCTAGCCGGAGTCATCGCCATGTTTGTTGGCATGGGGGTCTACGGAACAGATTGGTACATCACCGTACTTTTCGTGGTGAGCATCTTGGCGGCAATATTGGCAGTATTCTCTTGGCAGTCCATTAACAGCAAACGCTGGCTATTCACGCCTCTCTTTGTTGCCATCGCTATCTACTGGAATCCGATCTACCGCCTCACAGACGGCATCACTCCAGGAATTCAGTGGTGGATGCTTCTCCAGGTCGCTGCGGCTGCCGTGTTCTTCCTCGGTGGCTTCATGATTAAGACACCTGCGGGGAAGTAG
- a CDS encoding fatty acid desaturase family protein, producing the protein MTLSSILGPIRSTKTRDPNSQPITNSYASLMKAVTAAGLMERSRTFYMWLAAGLTLAMAGLITGFVLIGQSWFQLLIAAGLGILLTQIAFITHEASHRQVFKSGKANDWTGRILASGVVGISYAWWMNKHTKHHINPNTVGKDPDIEWDTISFQETDAAKQKGLLKWITQRQGYLFFPLLTLEGINLHVRSIGTLFSKGRLEGRAVELSLIALRLTAYVAVVFWFLPLGMAFAFLGVQLAVFGVYMGASFAPNHKGMPQIPKENKVDFMTKQVMTSRNIKGFGATAFMGGLNYQIEHHLFPSMARPHLKKARMIVREHCAREGVPYAETSLMRSYAIVVAYLNKVGLAARDPFDCPEASRFRRR; encoded by the coding sequence ATGACACTTAGTTCTATCCTCGGACCTATTCGTTCAACGAAAACCCGTGATCCCAACTCTCAGCCGATAACCAACAGTTACGCCTCGCTGATGAAGGCGGTCACCGCCGCAGGGCTCATGGAGCGTTCGAGAACGTTCTATATGTGGCTTGCTGCCGGGCTCACTCTGGCCATGGCTGGACTCATCACGGGCTTCGTGTTGATTGGCCAATCGTGGTTCCAGCTCCTTATTGCAGCAGGGTTGGGCATTCTGCTGACACAAATAGCTTTCATTACGCATGAAGCGTCACACCGTCAAGTTTTCAAATCAGGTAAAGCTAATGACTGGACCGGACGCATATTGGCTTCTGGTGTGGTGGGAATCTCCTATGCCTGGTGGATGAACAAACACACCAAACACCACATCAACCCCAACACGGTGGGTAAAGACCCCGACATTGAGTGGGACACCATCTCGTTTCAGGAAACAGATGCAGCTAAGCAAAAGGGTTTGCTGAAGTGGATTACGCAGCGCCAGGGATACCTATTCTTTCCACTGCTCACCCTTGAAGGCATCAACTTACATGTGCGCTCAATTGGCACCTTGTTTAGCAAGGGTCGCCTTGAAGGCCGTGCTGTAGAACTTTCTTTGATTGCCCTGCGCCTCACCGCGTATGTAGCGGTCGTGTTCTGGTTCCTCCCCCTCGGGATGGCTTTTGCTTTCCTCGGAGTTCAACTCGCCGTTTTTGGCGTCTACATGGGAGCATCGTTTGCCCCTAACCACAAGGGAATGCCCCAGATTCCAAAAGAAAACAAGGTTGACTTCATGACCAAACAGGTCATGACCTCGCGCAACATTAAAGGTTTCGGTGCGACTGCCTTCATGGGTGGCCTGAACTACCAAATTGAACACCACCTTTTCCCCAGCATGGCCCGACCTCACTTGAAAAAGGCGCGCATGATTGTGCGTGAGCACTGCGCTCGCGAGGGAGTTCCCTACGCTGAAACTTCGCTCATGCGTTCGTACGCAATTGTGGTGGCTTACCTCAACAAGGTTGGTTTGGCTGCCCGGGATCCCTTCGACTGCCCCGAAGCAAGCCGGTTTAGACGTCGATAA